From the Salinimicrobium tongyeongense genome, one window contains:
- a CDS encoding DUF3109 family protein → MFQLGKTIVSEEILKKDFVCNLSACKGACCIAGDAGAPLEEAETHILEDIYPLVKPYLRKEGIAAIEKQGTSVIGEDGEYETPLIDGADCAYVTFDKKGTALCGIEEAYNQGDIKWKKPVSCHLYPVRTQDYSEFSAVNYHHWYICDDACTLGKELQVPVYRFVKEALIRKYGEDWYAELEKVAENLKEQEK, encoded by the coding sequence ATGTTTCAGCTTGGAAAAACTATAGTATCTGAAGAAATCCTGAAAAAGGATTTTGTGTGTAACCTTTCGGCCTGTAAAGGAGCCTGTTGTATCGCCGGAGATGCGGGCGCACCTTTGGAAGAGGCCGAAACCCACATCCTGGAAGACATTTATCCACTCGTTAAACCTTATCTTCGAAAAGAAGGCATTGCAGCCATTGAAAAGCAGGGCACCTCAGTTATTGGCGAAGATGGTGAATACGAGACCCCGCTTATAGATGGGGCCGATTGTGCTTATGTCACTTTCGATAAAAAAGGCACGGCCCTTTGCGGAATTGAAGAAGCTTACAACCAGGGGGATATTAAATGGAAAAAACCCGTTTCCTGCCACCTCTACCCGGTACGCACACAGGATTATTCCGAGTTTTCTGCCGTGAACTATCACCACTGGTACATTTGCGACGATGCCTGCACTTTGGGAAAAGAACTTCAGGTGCCTGTATACAGGTTCGTAAAGGAAGCTCTTATCAGAAAATACGGTGAAGACTGGTACGCTGAACTTGAAAAAGTAGCCGAAAACCTGAAAGAACAGGAAAAATAG
- a CDS encoding DUF4412 domain-containing protein, producing the protein MKRFIHLILAIIFMAGTTTAEAQFFKKLKKKVEEKVEDAAIKNVSDKAAKETNKSLDNLWAKQLETSNYSMGMNMVDPSEIPDSYNFDWKYTLQMNTSEGTMDMVYHIKENAPYVGIKIPQAENMLSVLDNKRNMTVLYMNSEGNKMVMATRFDVSEENMEADTPYDEMKFEKIGKKTILGYECQGYSSENDENVFTFYVTDETGLSFSDFFQKNQKNIPEGLDADWIKDGKGLMMEMQMKDKKNPEKNVSMLCTGIEKQAFSINTSDYQSMGGGR; encoded by the coding sequence ATGAAAAGATTCATCCATTTAATTCTTGCAATTATCTTCATGGCCGGCACCACCACAGCTGAAGCCCAGTTTTTCAAAAAGCTTAAAAAGAAGGTAGAAGAAAAAGTTGAAGACGCAGCAATAAAAAACGTGTCTGACAAAGCCGCTAAAGAAACCAATAAGTCTTTAGACAACCTTTGGGCAAAACAACTCGAGACCTCCAATTATTCCATGGGAATGAACATGGTTGACCCTTCAGAAATTCCCGACAGCTATAATTTTGACTGGAAATATACCCTCCAGATGAACACTTCGGAAGGAACAATGGATATGGTATATCACATTAAGGAGAATGCTCCATATGTAGGGATAAAAATCCCGCAGGCAGAGAATATGCTTAGCGTACTCGATAATAAAAGGAATATGACCGTGCTCTACATGAATTCTGAAGGCAACAAAATGGTGATGGCCACCCGTTTTGATGTTTCTGAAGAAAATATGGAGGCAGACACACCTTATGATGAAATGAAGTTTGAAAAGATTGGCAAAAAGACCATTTTGGGATATGAATGCCAGGGCTATAGTTCCGAAAATGATGAAAATGTCTTTACATTTTACGTGACCGATGAGACCGGACTCAGTTTTAGCGATTTCTTTCAGAAAAACCAGAAAAACATCCCTGAAGGCCTGGACGCCGACTGGATTAAAGACGGAAAGGGGTTAATGATGGAAATGCAGATGAAAGACAAGAAAAATCCTGAAAAAAATGTGAGCATGCTATGCACGGGGATTGAGAAACAAGCCTTTTCCATTAACACTTCAGACTACCAAAGTATGGGCGGAGGCAGATAA
- a CDS encoding Gfo/Idh/MocA family protein has protein sequence MKNRRTFIKTSGLFLASSFLPVTTFLGSTRKKKLGVALVGLGGYSTHQLAPALQETQYCELRGIVTGSPEKIPRWQEKYNIPDANVYNYDTMHQIANNDDIDVIYIVLPNSMHAEYTIKAANAGKHVWCEKPMAMNAEECRQMIEACEKNKVKLAIGYRLQHEKNNRIMMKWAETTPYGPMQEVKAAAGFYNSNPGWRAEKEMGGGAMYDMGVYPLNTSRYTVGREPIAVSAKSHTTRDQLFKEVDESMEFTLEFPDGIVANCRTSFGENMNNLEVTCSNGSYYLQPFQTYTGVKGGTSDGKILEPFGKNQQAVQMDDDALAILHDKPMMVPGEEGLKDIVVLEKIFASAAKNGQRLKI, from the coding sequence ATGAAAAACAGAAGAACATTCATCAAAACGTCCGGGCTTTTTCTTGCATCCAGCTTTTTGCCCGTCACCACATTTTTAGGGTCTACCCGAAAGAAAAAACTCGGAGTTGCCCTCGTGGGCCTGGGCGGCTACAGCACCCATCAACTGGCTCCTGCCCTGCAGGAAACCCAATACTGTGAGCTACGCGGCATTGTAACCGGCAGCCCCGAGAAGATCCCGCGCTGGCAGGAAAAATACAACATCCCCGATGCTAATGTTTACAATTACGACACTATGCACCAAATTGCCAATAATGACGATATTGATGTAATTTACATTGTGCTGCCCAACTCCATGCATGCCGAATACACGATTAAAGCTGCCAATGCCGGCAAACACGTATGGTGTGAAAAACCAATGGCCATGAATGCCGAAGAGTGCCGCCAAATGATAGAAGCCTGCGAAAAGAACAAAGTCAAACTCGCCATAGGCTACCGGCTTCAGCATGAAAAGAACAACCGCATCATGATGAAATGGGCCGAAACCACGCCTTACGGGCCCATGCAGGAAGTAAAAGCCGCAGCCGGTTTCTACAACAGCAATCCCGGCTGGCGTGCAGAAAAGGAAATGGGCGGCGGCGCCATGTACGACATGGGCGTTTACCCGCTAAACACATCCCGTTACACAGTAGGCAGGGAGCCTATTGCTGTTTCGGCGAAAAGCCACACCACCCGCGACCAGCTTTTTAAGGAGGTTGATGAAAGCATGGAGTTCACCCTCGAATTTCCCGACGGAATTGTGGCCAACTGCCGCACCAGTTTCGGGGAAAACATGAACAACCTGGAAGTGACCTGCAGCAATGGCTCGTACTACCTGCAACCTTTCCAGACGTACACCGGCGTAAAAGGAGGCACCAGCGACGGTAAAATCCTTGAGCCGTTCGGGAAGAACCAGCAGGCCGTGCAGATGGACGACGATGCGCTGGCAATACTCCATGACAAGCCCATGATGGTGCCCGGGGAAGAAGGTTTGAAGGATATTGTTGTTCTTGAAAAAATCTTTGCATCGGCAGCAAAAAATGGGCAAAGGCTGAAAATATAA
- a CDS encoding ribonucleotide-diphosphate reductase subunit beta: MASLEPILQENKDRFVIFPVKHHDIWDWYKKMEANFWTAEEIDLQQDLNHWNTNLGTGERNFIKHILAFFATSHAVLRENLAKNFVNEVQYPEARSFYGFQISRENIHFETYSLLINTYIKDEQEKTAFFKASAHQKKNMWAQKWGKSSSFAERLIAFAAIEKIFFSGAFCSIFWLGKQGLLPGLYLASQLVARDKGVQSGFGAHLHNKHLVNRLPKERRREIILEAHNLEREFITASFPNELMGMKCESLLHYLESDTDQLLLQLECTKEFGTEDPLSPMDPDSLQEKTHFLEKRVGAFKNAGTTNKEPEPFRSKNQES, encoded by the coding sequence ATGGCTAGCTTAGAACCCATTTTACAGGAAAACAAAGACAGATTCGTGATTTTTCCGGTGAAGCATCACGACATTTGGGACTGGTATAAAAAAATGGAAGCCAATTTCTGGACTGCAGAAGAAATTGACCTGCAGCAGGATCTGAACCACTGGAACACTAATTTGGGTACCGGTGAAAGAAATTTCATCAAACATATACTTGCCTTTTTTGCCACTTCACATGCAGTTCTAAGGGAGAACCTGGCCAAAAACTTCGTGAATGAAGTTCAATACCCCGAAGCCAGGTCCTTCTACGGATTTCAAATAAGCAGGGAGAATATCCATTTTGAAACTTACTCCCTGCTTATAAACACCTACATCAAAGATGAACAGGAAAAAACCGCCTTTTTTAAAGCTTCCGCCCATCAGAAGAAAAATATGTGGGCGCAAAAATGGGGAAAATCCAGTTCTTTTGCCGAAAGGCTAATTGCTTTTGCAGCGATTGAAAAAATCTTCTTTTCAGGGGCTTTTTGTTCCATCTTTTGGCTTGGGAAGCAGGGACTCCTGCCTGGCCTTTACCTCGCCAGCCAACTTGTGGCAAGGGATAAAGGTGTTCAATCAGGTTTTGGGGCCCACCTGCACAACAAGCATCTGGTGAACAGGCTGCCAAAAGAGCGTAGAAGGGAGATTATTCTTGAAGCCCACAACCTGGAACGAGAATTCATTACAGCAAGCTTCCCCAATGAGCTTATGGGAATGAAGTGCGAATCACTACTTCATTACCTCGAGTCTGATACCGACCAACTACTGCTTCAGCTGGAATGCACAAAAGAATTCGGAACAGAAGACCCGTTAAGTCCTATGGATCCAGATAGCCTTCAGGAGAAAACCCATTTCTTAGAAAAAAGAGTGGGAGCGTTCAAAAATGCGGGTACCACAAACAAAGAACCTGAACCCTTCCGCAGCAAAAATCAGGAATCCTGA
- a CDS encoding deoxyguanosinetriphosphate triphosphohydrolase → MNWEQLLSLKKAGDTNKRLRKEQNATRLGFEVDYDRIIFSSAFRSLQDKTQVIPLSKTDFVHTRLTHSLEVSVVGRSLGRLAGQKILEKHPQLEKTHGYQMNDFGAIVAAAALAHDIGNPPFGHSGEKAIGEYFSNGNGRRFRELLTAEEYEDLTKFEGNANGFKILTEDKPGIPGGIRLSYATLGAFIKYPKESLPHKPTARIADKKFGIFQSEKAFFEEVANELGLISSGSGKNLSYYRHPLAFLVEAADDICYTIIDFEDGINLGLIQEEYALEYLINLVKDSIITKKYHNLQTRADRLSYLRALAINTLLTEAVEIFMDNEEAILKGEFHEALFDRSKYEAQITDIIKISIDKIYQSEEVISKEIAGYQMLSHLLDTYTAALLPENGKQTNYNKLVLKLIPEAHHFEDLGVYDKLIKICSYISSLTDSKIVSLFKKFKGLKI, encoded by the coding sequence ATGAACTGGGAGCAGCTGCTTTCGCTTAAAAAAGCAGGAGACACGAACAAAAGATTACGAAAAGAACAAAATGCGACCCGCTTAGGATTTGAAGTAGATTATGACCGCATCATATTTTCTTCGGCTTTTAGAAGTTTACAGGATAAAACGCAGGTAATCCCGCTTTCAAAGACAGATTTTGTACATACGCGGCTCACCCACAGCCTTGAAGTATCGGTAGTGGGGCGTTCCCTGGGGCGCCTGGCCGGGCAAAAGATCCTGGAGAAACACCCGCAGCTGGAAAAGACCCATGGCTACCAGATGAACGATTTTGGGGCCATTGTTGCCGCTGCCGCCCTGGCGCACGATATTGGGAATCCGCCTTTTGGGCATTCGGGGGAAAAGGCCATTGGAGAATACTTCAGCAATGGCAATGGGAGGCGTTTCCGGGAGTTGCTTACTGCTGAAGAATATGAAGACCTTACCAAATTTGAAGGAAATGCCAACGGTTTCAAGATCTTAACGGAAGACAAACCCGGTATACCTGGGGGCATCAGGCTTTCTTATGCCACTTTGGGAGCTTTTATAAAATATCCGAAGGAATCCCTTCCGCATAAACCCACCGCACGCATAGCCGATAAGAAGTTCGGGATATTTCAGTCTGAAAAAGCCTTTTTTGAAGAGGTAGCCAATGAACTGGGACTTATTTCCAGCGGCAGCGGCAAAAACCTGAGCTACTACAGGCACCCCCTCGCTTTTCTTGTTGAAGCGGCCGATGATATTTGCTACACGATCATTGATTTTGAAGACGGCATCAACCTGGGGCTCATCCAGGAAGAATATGCGCTGGAGTACCTCATCAACCTGGTGAAAGATTCTATCATCACAAAAAAGTACCACAACCTGCAAACCCGCGCCGACAGGCTGAGTTACCTAAGGGCCCTGGCCATTAATACGCTGCTCACCGAGGCTGTGGAAATTTTTATGGACAACGAGGAGGCCATCCTAAAAGGGGAATTTCACGAAGCCCTTTTTGACAGGAGTAAATACGAAGCCCAGATCACTGATATCATTAAAATTAGTATTGATAAAATTTACCAGAGCGAAGAAGTGATTAGCAAGGAAATTGCTGGTTACCAAATGCTTTCTCATTTGCTGGACACTTACACCGCCGCCTTACTGCCCGAAAACGGGAAACAGACAAATTACAACAAACTCGTTCTAAAATTAATTCCCGAAGCCCATCATTTTGAAGACCTTGGGGTGTACGACAAGCTTATCAAGATTTGCAGTTATATTTCTTCATTAACAGACAGTAAAATAGTGTCGTTGTTCAAAAAATTCAAAGGCCTTAAAATTTAA
- a CDS encoding T9SS type A sorting domain-containing protein codes for MNKRLLFVLPVVLFAAVFGLYLGCENTAPSEISELRERHEHFLKQNKPTKDKGFSRLEKIKKGLPPKKYYEEMEYLTMNPALGYPEPHKVRALHEQLQKQRQSRSFVKAPGDNEQHPWISRGPNNVGGRTRVLLFDPNDASGNRVFAGAISGGLWVNDNITRESSPWKQVEGLPANLNISCLTVDPRNPDIWYAGTGEQYTGGDVVGTGVYKTTDAGQTWSKVLDVEEFSETGSGTNIRAIGGVYYINDIEAWDNGSSTEVFIGVSTHLYANAQNPQNLLGFFERGLYQSKDEGASWNKVLEEESFNDFETDAAGNVWVSTTYSPGEENSFGGKIFRREKEANTSWSLVTTIPNVYRTEIEASAINPEKFYILAEDQYEEASLWVTTNAFQNISRLNEPNDADLDIPPDDFARGQAFYNLMIESDPTNDDIVYVGGIDLFRSTTGGNSWEQISKWSNNDNLDELPVSEVHADHHVMRFKPGNTNQAIFGHDGGVSFASDLSAASTSKVFITPETDYITTQFYSVAVAPASFATGDYFLGGTQDNGTLLIERGNPTSIGILGGDGAHSFFDQVDTKYLIANLVYNDLIILYSYDKEGFALIANNEDRDGFFINPQALDSNLDVLFSNGPEGVLYRYDKLTRLPLLDDDGIQQDSPVAPRVSLKNGILDSSISALTVSPFSTQSSTVLLGLTNSKLLKVENAHGAPENATWKEITGPGFIGSISDVEYGETEDEIYVSFYNYGVKSIWYTSNAGAAKPTWTSKEGNLPDLPVLSILHNPINEDEVIIGTELGVWATENFTSSQPVWAQSYNGMSDVKVTDLDLKKGNNVVYAASYGRGIFSGQFKTAKEEAEERGEVVVEENLIVVDPTVSGGNFQIVSGEDIADMEAYVYNLQGKLIQVVKQPLTANEPIDVNLVTEASGVYLFKITGAGKTQVQKVIKVKDLE; via the coding sequence ATGAATAAACGATTACTTTTTGTACTTCCGGTCGTTCTGTTTGCTGCCGTTTTTGGACTTTACCTGGGTTGTGAGAACACTGCACCTTCTGAAATTTCAGAATTAAGAGAAAGGCATGAGCATTTTCTGAAGCAGAACAAGCCCACCAAAGATAAAGGCTTCTCACGTCTTGAAAAGATCAAAAAAGGCCTGCCCCCAAAGAAATATTACGAGGAAATGGAGTACCTCACCATGAATCCTGCTTTGGGATATCCGGAACCTCATAAAGTAAGGGCGCTGCATGAGCAGCTTCAAAAACAAAGGCAAAGCAGGAGTTTTGTCAAAGCTCCGGGAGACAATGAGCAGCACCCATGGATCTCCCGCGGCCCCAACAATGTGGGAGGCCGTACAAGGGTTTTGCTCTTTGACCCAAATGATGCCTCGGGCAACCGGGTGTTTGCCGGTGCCATAAGCGGCGGGCTGTGGGTCAATGACAATATTACCCGTGAATCTTCTCCCTGGAAGCAGGTAGAAGGCTTGCCGGCCAATTTGAATATATCGTGCCTCACGGTAGACCCACGGAATCCTGATATCTGGTATGCAGGTACAGGAGAACAATATACCGGCGGAGACGTAGTGGGAACGGGCGTTTACAAAACTACAGATGCAGGCCAGACCTGGAGTAAAGTGCTTGATGTAGAAGAGTTTTCAGAAACAGGAAGCGGCACCAACATTCGGGCCATTGGAGGCGTTTACTACATCAATGACATAGAAGCCTGGGATAATGGCAGCAGCACCGAAGTCTTTATTGGCGTCTCCACCCATCTGTATGCCAATGCACAAAATCCGCAGAATTTGCTGGGCTTTTTTGAAAGGGGGCTTTACCAAAGTAAAGACGAAGGGGCTTCCTGGAACAAGGTCCTTGAAGAGGAGTCTTTTAACGACTTTGAAACAGATGCAGCAGGGAATGTATGGGTTTCAACTACCTATTCGCCGGGCGAGGAGAATTCTTTTGGCGGAAAGATCTTCAGGCGCGAAAAAGAGGCAAATACGAGCTGGTCTCTGGTGACCACCATTCCCAATGTTTACCGCACCGAAATAGAAGCTTCAGCCATAAATCCTGAAAAATTTTACATTCTTGCTGAAGACCAGTATGAAGAAGCCTCGCTTTGGGTGACCACAAATGCTTTTCAGAATATTTCCCGGCTGAATGAACCCAACGATGCCGATCTTGATATTCCTCCAGATGATTTTGCCCGCGGACAGGCATTTTACAACCTGATGATTGAATCTGATCCTACCAACGATGATATTGTCTACGTTGGCGGAATAGACCTCTTCAGGTCAACAACAGGGGGAAATTCATGGGAACAGATCTCTAAATGGTCTAATAATGACAACCTTGATGAGTTGCCTGTTTCGGAAGTTCACGCAGACCATCATGTGATGAGGTTTAAACCCGGCAATACCAACCAGGCGATCTTTGGGCATGACGGCGGGGTTTCTTTTGCCAGCGATCTTTCAGCAGCAAGCACTTCGAAAGTATTCATCACTCCCGAAACCGACTATATCACCACACAATTCTACTCTGTTGCCGTGGCGCCTGCTTCCTTTGCAACCGGAGATTACTTTTTGGGGGGCACCCAGGATAACGGCACCCTCTTGATTGAAAGAGGAAACCCCACTTCTATAGGAATTTTGGGTGGCGATGGTGCACATTCCTTTTTTGACCAGGTAGACACAAAGTACCTCATCGCAAACCTGGTATATAACGACCTTATCATTCTTTACAGTTACGACAAAGAGGGTTTTGCACTTATAGCCAACAATGAGGACAGGGACGGGTTCTTTATAAATCCGCAGGCCCTAGATTCCAATCTGGATGTGCTGTTCTCCAATGGGCCAGAAGGCGTGCTTTACAGGTATGATAAGCTTACCCGACTTCCGCTTCTTGACGATGACGGCATTCAACAGGACTCTCCCGTTGCACCAAGAGTTTCGCTTAAAAATGGCATTTTAGACAGTTCAATAAGTGCCCTCACGGTTTCCCCTTTTTCAACCCAAAGCAGTACGGTGCTGCTGGGGCTTACCAACTCCAAACTCCTTAAAGTGGAGAATGCCCACGGCGCTCCCGAAAATGCCACCTGGAAAGAGATCACCGGACCCGGATTCATTGGAAGTATTTCGGATGTGGAATACGGTGAAACTGAAGATGAAATTTACGTAAGCTTTTACAATTACGGGGTAAAAAGTATATGGTATACTTCAAATGCCGGTGCAGCTAAGCCCACCTGGACAAGTAAGGAAGGCAACCTTCCCGATCTTCCCGTACTTTCCATTCTTCACAACCCGATTAACGAAGACGAGGTAATTATTGGCACTGAACTCGGAGTTTGGGCCACCGAAAATTTCACCAGCAGCCAACCCGTCTGGGCACAGTCTTATAATGGAATGAGCGACGTGAAAGTGACCGACCTGGATCTCAAAAAGGGCAATAATGTTGTCTATGCTGCGTCTTACGGGCGCGGGATCTTTTCAGGTCAATTCAAAACGGCCAAAGAAGAAGCTGAGGAACGCGGAGAAGTTGTAGTTGAAGAGAACCTGATTGTGGTAGATCCCACTGTTTCTGGCGGAAATTTTCAGATTGTATCGGGAGAGGACATAGCAGATATGGAAGCTTACGTCTACAATCTTCAGGGTAAACTGATCCAGGTTGTAAAGCAGCCCCTTACAGCCAATGAACCCATTGATGTTAATCTTGTGACTGAAGCTTCAGGAGTATACCTGTTTAAGATCACGGGTGCCGGAAAAACACAGGTTCAGAAAGTAATTAAAGTTAAGGACCTGGAGTAA
- a CDS encoding DUF3078 domain-containing protein, translating into MHKFLISLPFLLFSLLGFSTERDTTAVDTTQVVNEKINYWKNTNKVGVNLNEVAFINWNSGGNNSFSALLHGLFGRKYQKELLNWNSTLAVKYGFNAQEGRELRKTEDNLEINSNFGYRRDSVSNWYYSAKFTFNTQLSFGYRYPNTETPISKFMAPGYAFVGVGSEYSSPKEDLTVYISPVTQKSTFVLDQRLANEGMFGVSPAVRDEEGNIIDEGEKVRTQLGFLVSSAFSKKIFDNIDLNNSLRLYSDYLNQFGNIDVDWELNLDLQVNDYVKANVGSHLKYDDDVKFKQDLDGDGELETGGPKVQFKQLLGVGVVYSF; encoded by the coding sequence ATGCACAAGTTCCTCATTAGCCTCCCGTTTTTACTGTTTAGCCTGCTGGGCTTTAGTACCGAAAGAGATACCACAGCTGTTGATACCACTCAAGTGGTAAATGAAAAGATCAACTACTGGAAAAATACCAATAAAGTTGGGGTGAACCTGAATGAAGTAGCTTTTATCAACTGGAACTCGGGTGGTAACAATTCTTTTTCTGCCCTGCTCCACGGACTCTTCGGAAGGAAATACCAGAAAGAACTTTTAAACTGGAATTCGACCCTTGCAGTAAAATATGGATTTAACGCGCAGGAAGGCAGGGAACTTCGAAAGACAGAAGATAACCTAGAGATCAACTCCAATTTCGGGTACCGGCGAGATTCGGTTTCCAATTGGTATTATTCGGCTAAATTTACATTTAACACGCAGCTCTCTTTCGGGTACAGGTATCCCAACACCGAGACCCCAATTTCTAAATTTATGGCCCCGGGTTATGCTTTTGTAGGGGTAGGAAGTGAATATTCTTCCCCAAAAGAAGACCTTACCGTGTATATCTCTCCGGTTACCCAAAAATCGACTTTTGTGTTAGACCAACGGCTGGCAAATGAAGGGATGTTCGGGGTTTCGCCGGCTGTGAGAGATGAGGAGGGAAATATCATTGACGAAGGGGAAAAAGTGAGAACGCAGCTGGGCTTCCTGGTGAGCAGTGCATTTTCGAAGAAGATCTTTGACAATATAGACCTCAATAACAGTCTGCGCTTATATTCCGATTATCTCAACCAGTTCGGAAATATAGATGTTGACTGGGAACTCAATCTCGACCTGCAGGTGAACGATTACGTAAAGGCCAACGTGGGCTCTCATCTAAAATATGACGATGACGTAAAGTTCAAGCAGGATCTAGACGGCGATGGGGAACTCGAGACCGGCGGCCCAAAAGTCCAGTTCAAGCAGTTACTGGGAGTGGGAGTGGTGTATTCTTTTTAA
- a CDS encoding 1-deoxy-D-xylulose-5-phosphate synthase, with protein MAKTILDTVNSPADLRKIAPEKLPQLAAELRKFIIEIVASKEGHLGASLGVVELTLALHYVFDTPEDLLVWDVGHQAYGHKIITGRRENFHTNRQLNGISGFPKRSESEYDTFGVGHSSTSISAALGMALASGLKGDNEKQHIAVIGDASIASGMAFEGLNHAGVTNANLLIVLNDNAIGIDPSVGALKNYLTKARVGYKPKQDNIVEALNFKYFGPVDGHDLKSLLETFEVLKKIKGPKFLHVITTKGKGLKKAEEDQVKYHAPGKFFPETGELLPYDASKLPLKFQDVFGLSLVELAEKNEKIIGITPAMPTGSSLKYMMQAFPNRAFDVGIAEQHAVTLAAGMATQGFVVYCAIYSTFLQRAYDQVIHDVAIQDLPVVFCLDRAGLVGEDGATHHGSFDIAYLRCIPNMMIFAPLDEVELRNMLYTAQTGKLNHPLAIRYPRGRGFVEDWKLPFEEIGFGKARKLKEGSAIAVLSFGSIGKNVEKVLHDLGEPEAIGHFDMRFVKPLDEGLLHEIMAGYKMLVTVEDGVIKGGAGSAVMEFAQQHDHQLPITALGLPDQFTDHGKVEELQEKSKIDVESIKACLSGLLRKLK; from the coding sequence ATGGCAAAAACTATTCTCGATACCGTTAATTCTCCTGCAGATCTTCGGAAAATTGCTCCTGAAAAGCTTCCGCAGCTGGCCGCAGAATTGCGGAAATTCATTATTGAGATCGTTGCTTCCAAAGAAGGCCACCTGGGCGCCAGCCTTGGGGTTGTAGAACTTACGCTGGCCCTGCATTACGTTTTTGATACACCAGAAGACCTGCTGGTATGGGATGTGGGGCACCAGGCTTACGGGCACAAGATCATTACCGGCAGAAGAGAGAATTTTCATACAAACAGGCAGCTTAACGGCATCAGCGGCTTTCCAAAAAGAAGCGAAAGCGAATATGACACTTTTGGGGTGGGGCATTCATCCACCTCAATTTCGGCCGCATTGGGCATGGCACTGGCTTCGGGTTTAAAAGGCGATAATGAGAAGCAGCATATTGCCGTGATAGGCGATGCTTCTATCGCCAGCGGGATGGCTTTTGAAGGTTTGAACCATGCCGGGGTAACCAATGCTAACCTTTTGATCGTTCTCAACGACAATGCCATTGGAATTGACCCCAGTGTGGGAGCTTTAAAGAATTATCTCACAAAAGCGCGGGTTGGCTATAAGCCGAAGCAGGATAATATCGTGGAAGCGCTCAACTTTAAATATTTTGGCCCGGTAGACGGGCACGACCTAAAAAGCCTTTTGGAAACTTTTGAAGTGCTTAAGAAAATAAAAGGCCCCAAGTTTCTTCATGTGATCACCACTAAAGGGAAAGGCCTGAAAAAAGCTGAAGAAGACCAGGTGAAATATCACGCCCCGGGTAAATTCTTTCCTGAAACCGGGGAGTTGCTGCCTTATGATGCCAGTAAGCTGCCGCTCAAATTTCAGGATGTGTTTGGATTAAGCCTGGTGGAGCTTGCCGAAAAGAACGAAAAGATCATTGGAATTACCCCCGCCATGCCAACAGGCAGTTCGCTCAAATACATGATGCAGGCTTTTCCAAACAGGGCTTTTGACGTGGGAATTGCCGAGCAGCATGCCGTGACTCTTGCCGCCGGGATGGCCACCCAGGGTTTTGTGGTCTATTGTGCTATTTATTCCACTTTTCTCCAGCGGGCTTACGATCAGGTGATACATGATGTGGCGATCCAGGATTTGCCGGTAGTATTTTGTCTTGACAGGGCAGGGCTCGTAGGCGAAGATGGCGCTACTCATCACGGTAGTTTTGATATTGCTTATTTGCGCTGTATCCCTAATATGATGATCTTTGCACCTCTTGATGAGGTGGAGCTTAGAAATATGCTGTACACTGCCCAAACCGGGAAGTTGAACCACCCCCTGGCCATACGTTACCCAAGAGGCAGGGGTTTTGTAGAAGACTGGAAGTTGCCATTTGAAGAGATTGGCTTCGGAAAAGCTAGAAAGCTGAAGGAAGGAAGTGCTATTGCCGTGCTTAGCTTTGGCTCTATTGGTAAAAATGTTGAAAAAGTACTGCACGACCTGGGAGAACCTGAAGCCATCGGTCACTTTGATATGCGGTTTGTAAAACCTTTAGACGAAGGGCTGCTGCACGAGATCATGGCTGGCTATAAAATGCTAGTTACTGTAGAAGACGGCGTAATTAAAGGCGGGGCAGGATCGGCGGTGATGGAATTTGCCCAGCAGCACGATCATCAGCTCCCAATTACCGCCCTGGGCCTGCCCGATCAATTTACAGACCACGGAAAAGTGGAAGAATTACAAGAAAAATCAAAAATTGACGTTGAAAGTATTAAGGCATGTCTTAGCGGCCTGCTCAGAAAATTAAAATAA
- a CDS encoding nucleoside deaminase, with product MQLVFDDVYFMRKALEEAQQAYEKGEIPVGVVIVAQERIIARGHNLTELLNDVTAHAEMQAITSAANFLGGKYLLDCTMYVTLEPCQMCAGALYWSQISNLIFAASDPERGYRSMGAKLHPKTKVKSGILEEEASQLLKRFFIERRNLN from the coding sequence ATGCAATTAGTTTTTGACGACGTTTATTTTATGCGGAAAGCCCTTGAAGAGGCGCAGCAGGCTTACGAAAAAGGGGAAATTCCCGTTGGGGTTGTGATTGTGGCCCAGGAAAGGATCATTGCCCGCGGACACAATCTCACCGAACTGCTGAACGATGTAACGGCCCACGCCGAAATGCAGGCCATCACCTCGGCTGCGAATTTTTTAGGCGGAAAATACCTGCTCGACTGTACCATGTACGTGACTCTGGAACCCTGCCAAATGTGTGCCGGCGCCCTTTACTGGAGCCAGATATCAAATTTAATTTTTGCTGCTTCCGATCCTGAGAGGGGCTACAGAAGCATGGGTGCAAAACTCCACCCAAAAACAAAGGTCAAAAGTGGCATTTTAGAAGAGGAAGCTTCGCAGCTCCTGAAGCGGTTTTTTATTGAAAGAAGGAATTTGAATTAG